The Piliocolobus tephrosceles isolate RC106 unplaced genomic scaffold, ASM277652v3 unscaffolded_45372, whole genome shotgun sequence sequence TTGGGCCTCACAACAACCCTCAAAGGACCAAAACAAACCGCGAGACGGGCTGCGCGCACAATAGCATCCCCAGGCGGCTAGCCGTGGCGGGGGGCTCGGCCCGCGGCTGCGCCAAGTTTCAGAACCACCTAGCCCCGTGCCTGCCGCCCGGGGCCCGGCCTCGCCCCGGCCGGCGCTCACCTGGCGGTGCCGCCGCCGGAAGACCACGGCGAAGGCCCCGTGTCCCACGAGATCCCTCTTGCTGTACTCGAAGTCGCCCACCACCTCCATGGCCGCGCCCCCGGGGCACAAAGCTGGCGGGCTGGCGGCGTAGCGCGGCGCAGGTATCAGCACCGCGAGTCTGCGGCCCCGGAGCGCGCCAGCGGGCGGCGGGTCTGGGGCAGCCGCAGCTTCGGGACCGGGCGGACTCTCATGCCGAGAGGCCGGAGCGGAAACGGGGGAGGCCGCCGCGCGGAGCCGGGGTCAGCGAGGCCCGGCCCGGCCCCGGCCGCTGCTCATGGCCCGGCATGCTGTCGGTCGCGGGCTGTCTGGCGAAGCGGCCTCGGCGCTGCCGGGCCAGGGTCGCCGTCACCTTCACTGTGCGCGCCTGGAGCCGCACACGCGCTCTGAGGCAGTGAGGGGCCTGGTACTCTCCATCCCCAGCTCGTCTGGCCTCTTCGGCCCTCCCCGCCCGGGGCGCTGCTGCGGCGGCAGTAGCTGCCGCCCTAGAACCCGCACCGCCGCCGCCCCGCGCTTCCCGCCTCACGGCGACGCCCAATGCCCTCACGCGCGCTACTCGCTCCCGCGCGACTGGCTGCCCTCCGCGACGTCCGCGTGCCTTGAAGGCCTCAGGGCCAGCCCGCTCCCTCCGCCGGGGAAAGGAGTGCGGCCCCGGCGGGGCGCCCGCAGCTGGGGAGATCATCAGCTGCTCCTGAGGCGGGAACAGCGGGCGGGACCTGCTGCGGCCACAGCGGGTTAAGGGCTGCAGGCTGTGTTCTGGGCCTGGGGAGCAGATTCCAGCCGACCACGCCCCGGGCTCCAGGCCGCTGGGAGGCGGACTGCAGAGAAGCGAGTCTTGAACCCCAGCTGCAGGCAGGACGGGAGAATCTCTGCAGGGTAGACCCCCAAATTCCTGCCAGAGCAAAGGAGCGACTGCTACTCCAGGCTTTGCCCGCGCCCTCGAAAACCGGAGTTAATGCTGCCAAGCTGCCGGCCTTCGGACGCCTCTCGGGGTTTACTCGTTCCGGATCCCTAGAGGGACGGTGACAGGCGGGATTCTGCACCTTTTGGTGGTCCCTTGACTCTGCGAGAAGCTGGTCAAGCTCAGGGTCCTCTTCGCAGAGAATCGCCTCTGCATACCGACTCAGGATCGCACACGTTTTCAAGGCTCTCCTGGGGGCTCCCAGTGTCAGGCTAGTTTGACCTCGGGCTTACTTCAAATGGCTGAAGGGAGCTTTCTTTTCTACCTGATTGTTAAAGTTGTTCAAGTGACAAGGAACAGACTGTCAGGTTTCCCGAAGTACCTTATGAAACCATTTACTAAACAATATGCTTGAAACGATGAGAAAACGCAGGCCCCACACTTGAGTGTGTGTTCCATTGTTTAGGGTTTGTTCTTTCAGGGTCTTTCACCACCTCGATGGCCGCTGCCTGTCCCTGCAAGCTGATCTCTGAACCGTGACAGAGTCTGCTGAGAGAACCCTCCTGCCTCACACGCTCAAAACGTAGGGCCTTGGGTTTCAGCTTCTGCTACTGTGCACCCTTAGGTCATCCTGTCCTTACTTACATCTGGCCCGGGTGGTTGT is a genomic window containing:
- the LOC113224590 gene encoding uncharacterized protein LOC113224590, which produces MQRRFSAKRTLSLTSFSQSQGTTKRARAKPGVAVAPLLWQEFGGLPCRDSPVLPAAGVQDSLLCSPPPSGLEPGAWSAGICSPGPEHSLQPLTRCGRSRSRPLFPPQEQLMISPAAGAPPGPHSFPRRRERAGPEAFKARGRRGGQPVARERVARVRALGVAVRREARGGGGAGSRAAATAAAAAPRAGRAEEARRAGDGEYQAPHCLRARVRLQARTVKVTATLARQRRGRFARQPATDSMPGHEQRPGPGRASLTPAPRGGLPRFRSGLSA